Proteins encoded in a region of the Paenibacillus wynnii genome:
- a CDS encoding response regulator transcription factor has product MYSVLIVDDELAIRQGLATLIDWSLYGFQVVDTAANAIEAKQKYEQYSPDLMIIDIRMPGKNGLELIEELRAEGSDIHIIILSGYADFSYAKRALTLGTDGYLLKPVDEDELQGYLVKLFEDLEERISSRQKNAEVLEWSKERLIHSVLLDMNQQDQSDLEQEVIEAGLHWKSYEVVLIRLTPPELIDNGHTAGIKERLGKQLEETNSGFIFSIDSYIGVLIKPTYQMELSRKTLYQNVAEAVQVHGLQFIIAVGDRVDSFNKLSTSYTTALMRIKDHFFYDESQIISSESKNLKGMVPKTLHSEVENALDSISDRIYLAIDIGNLDLMDSLIHETGQIMVSAEFSEMAIRTRFSRIVAYVLTKLSNQYPKIEMNQSILGEQMQRFYEHTSLPVLQRYVTQILHYYARDLIHDDMEQLIQKMTDLIHRNYFENLKLEVLADVFNYNSAYLGKLFKNITGDSFNTYLDKVRMNKAKEKLDMGVKIHQAAKEVGFCDVDYFREKFKKYEGISPSVYRKNK; this is encoded by the coding sequence TTGTATAGTGTACTTATTGTTGATGATGAGTTGGCTATCCGTCAGGGACTTGCGACCTTGATTGATTGGAGCTTATATGGTTTTCAGGTTGTCGATACAGCAGCGAATGCTATTGAAGCCAAGCAGAAATATGAACAATACTCTCCTGACTTAATGATCATTGATATCCGGATGCCCGGTAAAAACGGTCTGGAATTGATTGAAGAGCTGCGTGCTGAGGGTTCGGACATTCACATTATTATTTTAAGCGGATATGCCGACTTCAGTTATGCCAAACGAGCGCTGACCTTGGGTACGGACGGCTATTTATTAAAGCCTGTTGACGAGGATGAACTGCAGGGGTATCTGGTTAAGCTGTTTGAAGATCTGGAGGAAAGAATAAGCTCCCGTCAAAAAAATGCCGAAGTTCTGGAATGGAGCAAGGAGCGGTTAATCCATTCCGTACTATTGGACATGAATCAGCAGGATCAGTCTGACTTGGAGCAGGAGGTTATAGAAGCCGGTCTGCACTGGAAGTCTTATGAAGTTGTATTGATTCGGCTAACCCCTCCTGAGCTCATAGATAATGGACACACTGCAGGCATTAAAGAACGACTCGGCAAACAATTAGAAGAAACAAACAGCGGGTTTATCTTTTCAATAGATTCATATATAGGAGTATTAATCAAACCAACGTATCAGATGGAGTTATCCCGGAAAACACTGTATCAAAATGTAGCGGAAGCTGTTCAAGTGCATGGACTCCAATTCATTATAGCTGTAGGTGATCGGGTAGATAGTTTCAATAAACTCTCTACTTCCTATACTACCGCCCTGATGAGAATCAAGGATCATTTCTTCTATGATGAGTCACAAATCATCAGCTCGGAATCCAAAAACCTAAAAGGTATGGTCCCTAAAACATTACACAGTGAAGTGGAGAACGCCTTAGATTCAATCTCAGATCGAATTTATCTGGCCATAGATATTGGAAATCTGGATTTGATGGATTCGCTTATTCACGAAACAGGGCAAATTATGGTCTCCGCTGAATTCTCTGAAATGGCGATCCGTACACGTTTTTCAAGGATCGTTGCTTATGTATTAACAAAGTTGTCTAATCAATATCCGAAGATCGAGATGAACCAGTCCATTCTGGGGGAGCAGATGCAGCGATTCTATGAGCATACTTCCCTTCCCGTATTACAGAGATATGTAACTCAGATCCTACATTATTATGCAAGAGATCTTATCCATGATGACATGGAACAGCTGATTCAGAAAATGACCGACTTGATACACAGAAACTATTTTGAGAATCTAAAGCTCGAGGTCTTGGCGGACGTGTTCAATTACAACAGCGCTTATTTAGGAAAGCTGTTCAAAAACATTACAGGGGATTCCTTCAATACCTATTTGGATAAAGTGCGGATGAACAAAGCGAAGGAAAAGCTTGATATGGGGGTTAAGATCCACCAAGCTGCTAAGGAAGTAGGTTTTTGTGACGTAGATTATTTCCGCGAGAAGTTTAAAAAGTACGAAGGAATATCTCCCTCGGTGTATCGAAAAAATAAATAG
- a CDS encoding carbohydrate ABC transporter permease, whose translation MFTKKFSDTPWSDHVFDIVVYFAITVVTIATLYPFLNVLAISFNDSTDSVKGGITIFPRVFTLKNYETIFAYSGLMTGLKISVLRTIIGTLLGLLSASMLAFTLSRVDFQARKFVSTFLALTMYVSGGLIPFYILIKNLDMIGTFGVYVLPSLVSAFNVFIIRSFIDGLPYALQESAKLDGANDFTIYWRVILPLTKPALATIALFLAVGQWNAWFDTYLFNGSKDYLTTLQFELMKVIQSTTTNADNFRGRNMTQVMAQISPESVKMAITIVVTVPILVVYPFLQRYFIKGMTLGAVKS comes from the coding sequence ATGTTTACTAAAAAGTTTTCCGACACACCTTGGTCGGACCACGTTTTTGATATTGTTGTCTATTTCGCCATTACCGTAGTGACTATTGCGACTCTGTATCCCTTTCTGAATGTGCTTGCGATCTCATTTAATGATTCCACGGACAGTGTAAAGGGCGGAATTACTATCTTCCCCCGTGTCTTTACCCTTAAAAACTACGAAACTATCTTCGCCTATTCCGGCTTGATGACAGGACTTAAAATCTCTGTTCTACGTACGATCATTGGTACGCTACTCGGACTGCTAAGTGCTTCCATGCTCGCATTTACCTTAAGCCGGGTTGACTTTCAGGCCAGAAAATTTGTATCCACCTTCCTTGCACTTACGATGTACGTCTCAGGAGGCCTGATTCCCTTCTATATCTTGATCAAAAACCTGGATATGATCGGAACCTTCGGGGTATATGTTCTCCCCAGTCTAGTTAGTGCCTTCAATGTATTTATTATCCGTTCCTTCATTGATGGCCTTCCTTACGCTCTACAGGAATCAGCCAAACTGGACGGTGCGAATGACTTCACAATTTATTGGCGGGTGATCCTGCCTCTTACGAAGCCGGCTTTGGCTACGATTGCCCTTTTCTTGGCGGTTGGACAATGGAACGCATGGTTTGACACCTACTTGTTCAACGGCTCTAAGGATTATCTAACCACCTTGCAATTCGAATTGATGAAGGTCATCCAAAGTACAACCACTAATGCAGACAACTTCCGTGGGCGGAATATGACCCAAGTGATGGCGCAAATTTCTCCAGAGTCCGTAAAAATGGCCATTACGATCGTCGTAACCGTTCCTATCCTGGTGGTGTATCCATTCCTGCAACGTTACTTCATCAAAGGCATGACACTTGGAGCAGTAAAGAGCTAA
- a CDS encoding ABC transporter substrate-binding protein — protein sequence MRKKSKSYVVLLVLTLVLSLLAGCGGGSNNAKNNEGKANDSKNTATNAPEATTEAEDLSPLTLSFFAEDPNPNWNNMKDDVSKVITEKTGITLNAEFAVGDPAQKVALIAASGEYPDMISAKGDIGKLVDAGAVIDLTDLIDKHAPNIKKVLGENLARAKYTNEDPSIYAIPTWAAVDEQKFVAGGGFELQHRVVKEAGYPEIRTVQDYEKVIKAYLEKHPTDENGNKNIGVSLNADDWHMYISVTNPAVATTGGSDDGEYFINQETHEATYHFRRPEEKEYFRWLNHMNDIGLLDKESFVQKYDQYKAKVATGRVLGLIDQDWDYNDGQQVLKTAGKFDQTYGHYPVTMSKDIKEASFWPTGFMGGYGIAISSTNPDPVRTIKFLDFLASDEGQILSNWGVEGKHYNVVDGKRVVPEDVQERINTDNTAFTKESGVGFYWNMMVHYGDGAKDATGNYYTKNFPEQLVVGYSDAEKETLAAYNATIWKDLFPKEEEFKEKAYGAAWNISIPGEDEVSILGNKMKDITWKRIPEAILAKPADFDKIWDAYMADLEKAGVEKMEKGYTQYVQDRVKLWSE from the coding sequence ATGAGAAAGAAGTCCAAATCGTACGTCGTTCTTCTTGTGTTGACTCTGGTTCTAAGCTTGCTGGCAGGTTGTGGCGGCGGCTCCAACAATGCGAAGAATAATGAAGGCAAGGCCAACGACAGCAAGAATACGGCCACGAATGCACCGGAAGCAACCACTGAGGCAGAAGACTTGTCTCCCCTTACGCTTTCCTTCTTCGCTGAGGACCCTAATCCGAACTGGAATAATATGAAGGATGATGTCAGTAAAGTCATTACTGAGAAGACCGGCATAACACTCAATGCTGAATTTGCTGTCGGCGATCCGGCACAAAAGGTTGCCTTGATTGCAGCGAGCGGCGAGTATCCCGATATGATCTCTGCAAAGGGCGATATTGGTAAACTGGTGGATGCCGGTGCAGTAATTGATCTTACAGATTTAATTGATAAGCATGCTCCCAACATTAAAAAAGTGCTTGGTGAAAATCTGGCACGTGCCAAATATACCAATGAAGATCCGTCCATCTACGCTATCCCTACTTGGGCAGCTGTAGATGAGCAAAAGTTCGTTGCAGGCGGAGGCTTCGAATTACAACACCGTGTGGTTAAAGAAGCTGGTTACCCAGAAATCCGCACTGTGCAAGACTATGAGAAGGTAATCAAAGCCTATTTGGAAAAACATCCTACCGATGAAAACGGAAATAAAAATATCGGCGTTTCCTTGAACGCAGATGACTGGCACATGTATATCTCTGTAACGAACCCGGCAGTTGCAACAACAGGCGGATCTGATGATGGAGAATATTTCATTAATCAAGAAACTCATGAAGCTACGTACCACTTCCGTCGTCCTGAGGAGAAAGAATACTTCCGTTGGTTGAATCATATGAACGATATCGGTTTGCTCGATAAAGAAAGCTTTGTGCAAAAATATGATCAATACAAAGCAAAAGTAGCTACAGGCCGAGTACTCGGACTTATTGATCAGGATTGGGATTATAATGACGGTCAACAGGTTCTGAAAACTGCAGGTAAATTTGATCAAACTTATGGTCACTACCCTGTTACCATGTCCAAAGATATTAAGGAAGCAAGCTTCTGGCCAACCGGCTTCATGGGCGGTTACGGAATCGCGATCTCCAGTACCAATCCAGATCCGGTTCGTACGATCAAATTCCTTGATTTCCTCGCTTCGGATGAAGGTCAAATTCTGAGTAACTGGGGCGTTGAAGGTAAACATTACAACGTTGTTGATGGCAAACGTGTTGTCCCGGAAGATGTGCAAGAACGTATCAATACCGATAATACTGCCTTTACGAAAGAATCAGGTGTTGGCTTCTACTGGAATATGATGGTGCATTATGGTGATGGCGCTAAAGATGCAACAGGCAATTACTATACTAAGAACTTCCCTGAACAGCTTGTAGTGGGTTACAGCGATGCTGAAAAAGAAACACTTGCAGCATACAACGCTACAATCTGGAAGGATCTCTTCCCGAAAGAAGAAGAATTTAAAGAAAAAGCTTATGGCGCTGCATGGAATATCTCCATTCCTGGTGAAGATGAAGTCTCCATTCTGGGTAACAAAATGAAGGATATTACCTGGAAACGTATTCCTGAGGCAATTCTGGCTAAACCGGCTGATTTCGATAAGATCTGGGATGCTTATATGGCCGATCTGGAAAAAGCGGGCGTAGAAAAAATGGAAAAAGGATATACCCAATATGTGCAAGATCGTGTGAAATTGTGGAGCGAATAA
- a CDS encoding copper amine oxidase N-terminal domain-containing protein: protein MKLIPSLLASLLLSSMIGLPAFAAEKPISVQLDQKKLNSSSAPVNDHGTILLPLRTIFENLGLKIEWDVKTGSITGTKEGLVVKLKVGSKQATVNGNVKLLTSAPKVINNVTYVPLRFVGEATGSSVKWDAKNSTVVIESKQPAGDPKEIAAFFEKYVDYYNKESLDELMSLIDPNSPMAQGGPVLKSQMELYDLAYSIDQLDIVDLKPNEAAIHTIESTHKISGPFSLDSKTDCVYTLTKQEGSKDWKISNLKVNDIQYIVPDEMLKATVTVPKAEEDAILAVLQTQIKSLNEENLNGMLSTLDSTSPLFEQTKKAFNNTFSTYDLLITMESSKIINYSENEAVVYTIQTAKKIKGPDFPDNRSVEVIILKKTKEGKWLVEADIVIKTDKL, encoded by the coding sequence ATGAAATTAATTCCCAGTCTTTTAGCCTCCCTCTTATTATCAAGCATGATCGGCCTGCCTGCATTTGCTGCTGAAAAACCGATTTCGGTACAGTTAGATCAGAAGAAGTTGAACAGCAGTTCAGCACCTGTTAATGATCACGGAACGATTCTTCTGCCCTTGCGGACCATTTTTGAAAATCTGGGATTGAAAATCGAGTGGGATGTAAAAACAGGCTCCATTACAGGTACAAAAGAAGGGCTTGTTGTCAAACTTAAGGTTGGAAGTAAGCAAGCCACTGTAAACGGTAACGTTAAGTTGCTGACTTCCGCTCCAAAGGTGATTAACAATGTAACTTATGTTCCCCTGCGCTTTGTGGGCGAAGCAACAGGCAGCAGCGTGAAATGGGATGCCAAAAACAGCACTGTTGTGATCGAATCCAAGCAACCAGCTGGTGATCCTAAGGAAATTGCCGCATTCTTCGAAAAATATGTAGACTACTACAATAAAGAGAGCCTCGACGAATTAATGAGTCTCATTGATCCTAACTCTCCAATGGCACAGGGTGGGCCTGTGTTAAAAAGTCAAATGGAGTTGTATGATCTGGCATATTCCATTGATCAACTAGATATCGTTGATTTGAAACCGAATGAAGCAGCGATTCATACGATTGAATCCACTCATAAAATTAGCGGTCCCTTCAGTCTGGATTCAAAGACAGATTGTGTGTATACACTTACCAAACAGGAAGGATCAAAAGATTGGAAAATCAGTAACTTGAAAGTTAACGACATACAATATATTGTTCCTGATGAGATGTTAAAAGCTACGGTCACCGTTCCGAAAGCTGAGGAAGATGCCATATTGGCTGTTCTCCAAACTCAAATTAAAAGTTTAAATGAGGAAAACTTGAATGGTATGTTATCAACCTTGGATAGTACTTCACCTCTATTTGAGCAAACCAAAAAAGCTTTTAACAACACTTTCAGTACTTATGATTTGTTAATTACGATGGAATCTTCCAAAATTATAAACTACAGTGAGAATGAAGCCGTAGTCTATACAATTCAAACCGCAAAAAAAATAAAAGGTCCTGATTTTCCGGATAACCGCTCTGTGGAGGTCATTATCCTAAAAAAGACAAAAGAAGGTAAATGGCTAGTTGAAGCAGATATTGTGATCAAGACCGATAAATTGTAA
- a CDS encoding HlyD family efflux transporter periplasmic adaptor subunit: MNGMIRDLSEMSDSREIMESRTSPVISIFIFILFILLATAFTWSFFGQMDEVAKASAVVRPNEKVSTIQSSLIGKVESVYIHEGLLVQRGENLISFDHKELDIELSNQQSELNKLNQKLEYLKRYKQSIEEQKNLFSQNQPGEAYYFDMVEQFLLEFTQQQQSFQTSKDQLLAAIQENTGSQETIVVNLDSSENKALQDKNDLIRKKNLLLTELVNEKKLAQSIHTNQDLIPPLDTKRVQQYKTYETKYTQLTNLAKEKKTIFDRSVSLGDRLVSKSQMEEEQSQYESVLLQTSQFQHEALLSTASNITNYNLQLEELQTRLDLLEQGKDPSTTERKSLELQQKLLSEKQNILLDQKEAGITSEKTSLEKLKMDRIVQIHSAIEAETNIKQIKLEIEKKILVAPITGTVNILKETNSGDIVQPGESLMVIIPSNESKYKMSIAVPNSEAEKISVGNKVDLNFAAFPKQSFGSLRGTITSISTDSVVQQNGLSYYVVEATIPNTPLTNRRGERGELRVGMTATASVITDSKKIIDFILEKINLKE; encoded by the coding sequence ATGAACGGAATGATTCGTGACCTCTCGGAAATGTCGGATAGCAGAGAAATTATGGAATCAAGGACTAGTCCTGTGATTTCTATATTCATCTTTATTTTATTTATTTTGTTGGCAACAGCTTTTACCTGGTCTTTCTTTGGACAAATGGATGAAGTAGCTAAAGCCTCTGCTGTAGTTAGGCCGAATGAAAAGGTCAGCACCATCCAATCTTCTTTGATTGGCAAAGTAGAAAGTGTCTATATCCACGAAGGACTATTAGTGCAGCGCGGAGAGAACCTGATTAGTTTTGATCACAAAGAACTGGATATTGAACTCTCCAATCAGCAATCTGAATTGAATAAATTGAATCAGAAGCTTGAGTATCTTAAACGTTATAAGCAAAGCATAGAGGAACAGAAAAATTTATTTTCACAAAATCAACCGGGTGAAGCCTATTATTTCGACATGGTAGAGCAATTTCTGCTAGAATTCACCCAACAACAACAAAGCTTTCAAACCTCCAAAGATCAACTCCTTGCAGCCATTCAAGAGAATACTGGATCACAAGAAACCATTGTCGTGAACTTGGATTCAAGTGAAAACAAAGCCCTGCAGGACAAGAATGATTTAATAAGAAAAAAGAATCTACTACTTACTGAGTTAGTAAATGAGAAGAAGCTTGCACAATCAATCCATACCAACCAGGATCTAATTCCTCCCTTAGATACCAAACGAGTACAACAGTATAAAACATATGAAACTAAATATACACAACTGACTAACCTAGCTAAGGAAAAAAAGACGATATTCGATCGATCAGTAAGCTTGGGGGATCGTCTAGTATCCAAATCACAAATGGAAGAGGAACAAAGCCAATATGAGTCTGTTCTTCTACAGACCAGTCAATTTCAACACGAAGCTTTATTAAGCACAGCAAGCAATATAACCAACTACAATCTTCAATTAGAAGAATTACAGACCCGTTTAGATTTACTTGAACAAGGTAAAGATCCCTCTACTACAGAGAGAAAATCTCTGGAACTGCAGCAAAAATTACTATCCGAAAAACAAAATATTTTGCTCGACCAGAAAGAAGCTGGAATTACATCCGAAAAAACTTCTCTGGAAAAGTTGAAAATGGATCGTATTGTACAAATTCATTCCGCTATAGAGGCAGAAACGAATATTAAACAAATAAAGCTCGAAATAGAGAAGAAAATTCTTGTTGCCCCTATCACAGGAACGGTTAACATTCTAAAAGAAACCAATTCCGGTGATATCGTACAACCTGGAGAATCTTTAATGGTAATCATTCCATCCAATGAGTCCAAATATAAAATGAGTATCGCCGTACCCAATTCTGAAGCTGAAAAAATATCGGTAGGCAATAAAGTAGATTTAAACTTTGCGGCATTTCCCAAACAAAGCTTCGGTTCACTTAGAGGGACCATAACCTCTATCAGTACCGATTCAGTTGTCCAGCAAAACGGCTTAAGCTATTATGTGGTCGAAGCCACTATTCCTAATACTCCCCTGACGAACCGTCGTGGAGAACGCGGGGAACTTCGTGTAGGTATGACCGCAACCGCCTCTGTTATCACGGATTCCAAAAAAATTATTGATTTTATTCTCGAAAAGATCAATTTGAAAGAGTAA
- a CDS encoding ABC transporter permease, with product MKAITNKVQLEPKVKKAQFWTIFTQQKYLYMMALPFVAWAFVFSYLPLWGWTMAFQKFQPGKSFLDQKWVGLKYFKELFHDDQFYNALRNTLGMSLMGLLAGFVVPIVFAILLNEVRLQFLKRFVQTVSYLPHFVSWVVAAGIITKMLSTDNGAVNDLLMGLHLISEPIQFMAKGHLFWGIVTASDVWKETGWNTIIYLAAISGIGPELYEAAKVDGASRLQQVRNITLPGIRTTIVILLIISIGHLISIGFEKQFLLGNNLVRDYSQTLDLYALNYGLGMGRFSYGTAINIFNSVVSVILLFVANGIFKKITKESII from the coding sequence ATGAAAGCGATTACTAATAAGGTTCAGCTTGAACCTAAAGTAAAGAAAGCCCAATTTTGGACGATCTTCACGCAGCAGAAGTACCTCTATATGATGGCACTTCCATTCGTAGCCTGGGCCTTTGTTTTTAGTTATTTGCCTTTGTGGGGTTGGACCATGGCTTTCCAGAAATTCCAGCCGGGTAAATCGTTTTTGGACCAAAAGTGGGTAGGCTTGAAATACTTCAAAGAACTTTTCCATGATGATCAATTTTACAATGCCCTTCGCAATACGTTAGGCATGAGCTTAATGGGTCTGCTAGCCGGATTTGTTGTCCCTATTGTATTCGCTATTCTTCTGAATGAGGTCAGACTGCAGTTCCTGAAACGTTTTGTGCAGACTGTATCTTACCTGCCTCACTTTGTATCATGGGTGGTTGCAGCCGGTATTATCACTAAGATGTTGTCTACGGATAATGGTGCCGTCAATGATTTGTTAATGGGTCTTCATCTCATTAGCGAGCCTATACAATTCATGGCAAAGGGGCATTTATTCTGGGGAATTGTAACGGCCTCAGATGTCTGGAAGGAAACCGGATGGAATACCATCATTTACTTAGCTGCTATATCAGGAATTGGGCCTGAGCTGTATGAGGCCGCTAAAGTAGACGGTGCAAGTCGCTTGCAGCAGGTGCGTAATATTACACTGCCGGGCATACGAACCACGATAGTCATTCTATTAATAATATCTATAGGGCATTTGATTAGTATAGGCTTCGAGAAACAATTCTTGTTAGGCAATAACCTGGTGCGTGACTATTCTCAAACTTTGGATCTATATGCACTTAATTATGGATTAGGTATGGGACGGTTCTCCTATGGTACTGCCATCAATATCTTCAATTCTGTGGTCAGTGTTATTCTACTGTTCGTTGCCAATGGTATTTTCAAGAAAATAACTAAAGAAAGTATCATATAA
- a CDS encoding helix-turn-helix transcriptional regulator, whose protein sequence is MKLIFNKTNAWCSPDDLKEEQLITFQRNVALHTGIHNNTSKMVSSAKNDMKSLYDRALISSVRREMVKISEFITISFVVFLTDEEGNIIDLVCSSPDLQDDVDRVGLGVGICLSKACSGMNAVSLAMEMNSIGVVRGKEHLDSNFDDWNCVCAPLQLEGTIRGYVDISFNRGQQIEFAIPFIKQIAENVTQKWMDNNSEVQQSRLEAVFHDYKLTAREKDVAHLWLQEKSALHISNTLGISEGTVRNIVKNIYTKMNVNERRQFSRKLAQCSIMTACSS, encoded by the coding sequence TTGAAATTAATCTTTAATAAGACAAATGCCTGGTGTTCACCTGACGATTTGAAAGAGGAGCAGTTAATCACCTTTCAACGGAACGTCGCTTTACATACAGGTATACATAATAACACTTCAAAAATGGTATCTTCCGCTAAAAATGATATGAAATCTCTTTATGATAGAGCTTTGATTTCGTCTGTTCGCAGAGAAATGGTCAAAATAAGCGAGTTTATCACCATTTCATTTGTGGTTTTTTTAACAGATGAAGAAGGTAATATTATTGATCTGGTATGCTCTTCCCCAGACCTTCAGGATGATGTGGATCGGGTCGGATTAGGTGTAGGGATATGTTTATCCAAAGCTTGTTCCGGTATGAATGCTGTATCTCTTGCCATGGAAATGAACAGTATTGGAGTAGTGAGAGGGAAAGAGCATTTAGACTCCAACTTTGATGATTGGAACTGTGTGTGTGCCCCTTTACAGTTGGAAGGTACTATTCGTGGATATGTAGATATATCTTTTAACAGAGGGCAGCAAATCGAATTTGCCATTCCTTTTATCAAGCAGATTGCAGAGAATGTTACTCAGAAATGGATGGATAACAACTCAGAGGTGCAGCAATCAAGATTGGAAGCTGTTTTCCACGATTATAAGCTGACTGCGAGAGAGAAAGATGTTGCTCATTTGTGGTTACAGGAAAAAAGCGCATTGCACATCTCTAATACGCTTGGCATCAGCGAAGGGACTGTACGAAATATAGTGAAGAATATCTATACCAAGATGAATGTGAATGAGAGGCGGCAGTTTTCTAGGAAACTTGCACAATGCTCTATTATGACAGCGTGCAGTAGTTGA
- a CDS encoding sensor histidine kinase: MYTKIIEMINDLKLSTKLFLSFGCVVFVPVLIVGVFLTSELRQVVLNNALEQISANVDRVKKRTGEMLNVPYDISYRISNDKRLEEAANQPYESVYDVVQAYWRYPDFREYVRLYKEVSSVRLYIDNPTMLDNWEFLQPDQALKEENWFKTALAHNGLISWNYIKDSRNQQYYLSLIRKIDFLNERTTGVLVINVNTEMLNSILNQELFETMIVDENNNIIASNRNDRLGKTLRDIHFEQASTSNKQGTYDVTVDGKKSKMLIDDWNPGSSLNNLRIISVFSVDSIVKDANTIIRVAVSVIISALIMAVLLIYHFSRLLTGRMLRLSKHITKVASGNLDATLRIDGRDEIGQLARQFNHMVRNISDLMTEVQESNHQKSELELRQNEIKFKMMASQINPHFLFNALESIRMRAHLRGQSEIAQVVRLLGKLMRKNLEVGNGKIELQSELETVRCYLFIQKFRYDDRLTYELNIDPKANFVMIPPLIIQPLVENSVIHGLENRIPGGIIRVDVQVEEDQVKIQVTDNGEGMSEDSIVELYRMLENRNDEGNQHIGLKNIHSRLQLTYGPDSGLTIVSKIGFGTQISFVIPLRSESFV, encoded by the coding sequence GTGTATACCAAGATAATAGAAATGATTAATGATCTTAAGCTCAGCACCAAGCTTTTTTTATCTTTTGGTTGCGTGGTGTTTGTTCCGGTATTAATCGTCGGGGTATTTTTGACAAGTGAGCTGCGGCAGGTCGTGCTTAATAATGCACTGGAACAAATCTCGGCAAACGTAGACCGGGTAAAGAAAAGAACGGGAGAAATGCTCAATGTCCCCTATGATATCTCCTATCGTATATCCAATGATAAAAGACTAGAAGAAGCTGCGAACCAACCCTATGAGTCTGTCTATGATGTGGTTCAGGCCTACTGGAGGTACCCGGACTTTCGGGAATATGTTCGATTATACAAAGAAGTATCTAGTGTCCGCTTGTATATAGACAATCCAACGATGCTAGATAATTGGGAGTTTCTTCAGCCCGATCAGGCATTAAAAGAAGAAAACTGGTTCAAAACAGCGCTCGCCCATAACGGATTAATTTCCTGGAATTATATCAAGGATAGCCGAAATCAACAGTATTATTTGAGTCTGATTCGTAAAATTGATTTTCTTAATGAAAGAACAACCGGTGTTCTTGTTATTAACGTTAATACAGAGATGCTGAATTCGATTCTAAATCAGGAACTGTTCGAGACTATGATTGTGGATGAAAATAACAACATCATTGCCTCCAATCGTAACGATCGTCTGGGTAAAACACTACGTGACATCCATTTCGAGCAGGCTTCAACTTCAAATAAACAGGGTACCTATGATGTGACGGTAGACGGCAAGAAATCTAAAATGCTGATTGATGACTGGAACCCCGGTTCAAGCTTAAATAACCTGAGAATCATCTCCGTTTTTTCCGTGGATAGTATCGTTAAGGATGCCAATACAATCATCAGGGTTGCCGTATCCGTCATTATTTCGGCTCTTATTATGGCTGTCCTGCTGATCTACCATTTCTCGCGGCTGCTGACTGGACGAATGCTTCGGTTAAGCAAGCACATCACCAAGGTAGCCTCTGGGAACCTGGATGCGACTCTTCGAATTGACGGTAGGGATGAGATCGGCCAGCTCGCCAGGCAGTTTAACCATATGGTTCGGAACATTAGTGATTTAATGACAGAAGTTCAGGAATCCAATCACCAGAAAAGTGAGCTTGAGCTAAGACAGAATGAAATTAAGTTCAAGATGATGGCGAGCCAGATCAATCCGCATTTTCTGTTCAATGCTCTAGAGTCTATACGTATGAGGGCCCACTTAAGAGGGCAGTCCGAGATTGCCCAGGTTGTACGTTTACTAGGGAAGTTGATGCGCAAGAACCTAGAAGTTGGCAATGGGAAGATCGAGCTGCAAAGTGAATTGGAGACGGTGCGCTGCTACCTATTCATTCAAAAGTTCCGTTATGATGACCGACTAACTTATGAGCTTAATATAGATCCAAAAGCTAATTTTGTGATGATCCCTCCTTTAATTATTCAGCCTCTTGTCGAAAACTCCGTCATTCATGGTCTGGAGAACCGGATTCCCGGGGGGATTATTCGGGTAGATGTTCAAGTCGAGGAAGATCAGGTGAAGATACAGGTCACTGATAATGGAGAGGGTATGTCTGAAGACAGTATTGTTGAGTTATACAGGATGCTTGAGAATAGGAATGATGAAGGGAATCAGCATATCGGACTCAAAAATATCCATTCTAGGCTTCAGTTAACTTATGGTCCGGACTCTGGACTTACCATCGTAAGTAAAATCGGATTTGGAACGCAAATAAGCTTTGTGATTCCCTTAAGGAGTGAGTCATTTGTATAG